Proteins encoded together in one Ictidomys tridecemlineatus isolate mIctTri1 chromosome 3, mIctTri1.hap1, whole genome shotgun sequence window:
- the Eif1 gene encoding eukaryotic translation initiation factor 1: protein MSAIQNLHSFDPFADASKGDDLLPAGTEDYIHIRIQQRNGRKTLTTVQGIADDYDKKKLVKAFKKKFACNGTVIEHPEYGEVIQLQGDQRKNICQFLVEIGLAKDDQLKVHGF, encoded by the exons ATGTCCGCTATCCAGAACCTCCACTCTTTCG ACCCCTTTGCTGATGCAAGTAAGGGTGATGACCTGCTTCCTGCTGGCACTGAGGATTATATCCATATAAGAATTCAACAGAGAAACGGCAGGAAGACCCTTACTACTGTCCAAGGGATCGCTGATGATTACGATAAAAAGAAACTAGTGAAGGCGTTTAAGAAG AAATTTGCCTGCAATGGTACTGTAATTGAGCATCCAGAATATGGAGAAGTAATTCAGCTACAGGGTGACCAGCGCAAGAACATATGCCAGTTCCTGGTAGAG ATTGGACTGGCTAAGGACGATCAGCTGAAGGTTCATGGGTTTTAA
- the Gast gene encoding gastrin, translating to MQRLCVYALVLVLALAAFSEASWKPRSQLQDEPLGPVTNKGLEPQWLDRRQLGPRGPSHLVADLSKKQGPWMEEEEAAYGWMDFGRRSAEEGDQRP from the exons ATGCAGCGACTGTGTGTATATGCGCTGGTTTTGGTGCTGGCTCTGGCTGCCTTCTCTGAAGCTTCTTGGAAGCCCCGCTCGCAGCTGCAGGATGAGCCCTTGGGTCCTGTGACCAATAAAGGCCTGGAGCCACAGTGGCTGGACCGAAGGCAGCTAGGGCCCCGGGGGCCCTCACACCTTGTGGCAG ACCTGTCCAAGAAGCAGGGGCCATGGATGGAGGAAGAAGAAGCAGCATATGGATGGATGGACTTCGGCCGCCGCAGTGCTGAGGAAGGAGACCAGCGTCCCTAG